One Sphingomonas sp. LHG3406-1 genomic window carries:
- a CDS encoding glycosyltransferase family 39 protein: MGRTAVSARSNALWAVATILLFALLLAANPVGYRGGGADDWQYLQAARCWVENGPCLPRDHWWGRWPLVASLAGLIDIFGESRTTLALVPFAATLGCGFLVAHIGNRLFGAPAGWIAAMLLLSTPVVLFEALDPTIDAIELLFMLAGGALLLSAKDRGSLLFTGCAGLMFGLAFQARETSIAVLPAAGLFLLLRARPFWPAAIAFGAGALAPLLIELLVYGQATGDPLFRRHLSVAHTSLPSSEIAVATPRGALPFFRWELIAGWQHETGISVHWLVDGPLDVLLNAKGGWTLLAATLVLVVFGRRLDERQRRTAWRLLLLAAFAGAMLIYAFSIDPKPRMMLVPLAAGALVLGALLVRMPRWTAAPLLLARVAALSLVYLFEPRMAAGEAAARSWLATLPAGSVETTESTRRRLALVPDIERLPLADGSRPLLLIRTSRPCASARIHDLAPPRTLRLVAEQRLGNRNPLSAKYRALCLFRYGSPEAARALAATHDAVTSFTDEAAEPKFLQDGPDVKPN, from the coding sequence ATGGGCCGAACCGCCGTGTCCGCCCGCAGCAATGCGCTGTGGGCGGTGGCGACGATCCTGCTCTTCGCGCTGCTGCTGGCCGCCAATCCGGTCGGCTATCGTGGCGGCGGCGCGGACGACTGGCAATATCTGCAGGCCGCGCGCTGCTGGGTCGAGAACGGCCCCTGCCTCCCGCGCGATCATTGGTGGGGACGCTGGCCGCTGGTCGCCTCCCTCGCCGGACTGATCGACATCTTCGGCGAGAGCCGCACGACGCTCGCCCTCGTGCCCTTCGCAGCGACCCTTGGCTGCGGCTTCCTCGTCGCCCACATTGGTAACCGCCTGTTCGGGGCTCCTGCCGGGTGGATCGCGGCCATGCTGCTGCTGTCGACCCCGGTCGTGTTGTTCGAGGCGCTCGATCCCACCATCGATGCGATCGAGCTGCTGTTCATGCTCGCCGGCGGCGCGCTGCTCCTTTCGGCGAAGGACCGCGGCTCGCTCCTTTTCACCGGTTGTGCCGGCCTGATGTTCGGCCTGGCTTTCCAGGCGCGAGAGACCAGCATCGCGGTGCTTCCTGCCGCCGGGCTGTTCCTGCTCCTGCGGGCACGCCCGTTCTGGCCAGCCGCCATTGCCTTCGGTGCCGGGGCCCTCGCGCCCTTGCTGATCGAGCTTCTGGTCTATGGTCAGGCCACCGGCGATCCGCTGTTCCGCCGACATCTCTCGGTCGCCCACACCTCCCTGCCCTCGAGCGAAATTGCCGTCGCCACACCTCGCGGCGCCCTGCCCTTCTTCCGCTGGGAGCTCATCGCCGGCTGGCAGCATGAGACGGGGATCAGCGTCCACTGGCTGGTGGACGGGCCACTCGACGTGCTGCTCAACGCCAAGGGTGGCTGGACCCTGCTTGCCGCGACCCTCGTCCTTGTCGTCTTCGGGCGGCGTCTCGATGAGCGTCAACGCCGCACGGCATGGCGCCTCCTGCTCCTCGCTGCCTTTGCGGGCGCCATGCTCATCTACGCCTTCAGCATCGATCCCAAGCCGCGGATGATGCTGGTCCCGCTCGCCGCCGGCGCCCTGGTCCTTGGCGCGCTGCTGGTCCGCATGCCGCGATGGACCGCGGCGCCGCTCTTGCTCGCCCGCGTCGCTGCCTTGTCCCTCGTCTACCTGTTCGAACCGCGCATGGCCGCGGGTGAAGCCGCCGCGCGAAGCTGGCTCGCGACGCTCCCGGCGGGCTCCGTCGAAACGACCGAAAGCACCCGACGGCGCCTGGCCCTCGTGCCGGACATCGAGCGACTACCCCTCGCCGACGGCAGTCGTCCCCTGCTGCTGATCCGCACCAGCCGTCCCTGCGCATCGGCGCGCATCCACGACCTCGCGCCGCCTCGCACCTTGCGTCTCGTTGCCGAACAGCGCCTCGGCAACCGCAATCCGCTTTCCGCCAAGTACCGCGCGCTGTGTCTCTTCCGGTACGGCTCGCCCGAAGCCGCGCGCGCGCTTGCTGCTACCCACGACGCGGTAACTTCCTTCACCGATGAAGCGGCAGAGCCTAAATTCCTCCAGGATGGACCCGACGTTAAACCGAACTGA
- a CDS encoding CpaF family protein translates to MSAFGKRGGGRPSFGVARPMKGGPSPASGGGEQFPPIEEADVPAPASSEPAAPPLGAMDRLNHRMNGSGEAGSSKVEGFEASVHRIKEQVLPRLLERVDPEAAATLSKDELAEEFRPIISEVLTELKINLNRREQFALEKVLVDELLGLGPLEELLADPAVSDIMVNGPDQTFIEKKGKLQLAQIQFRDEEHLFQIAQRIVNKVGRRVDQTTPLADARLQDGSRVNVIIPPLSLKGTAISIRKFSEKPITLDMMRGFGSMSEKMATVLKIAGAARMNIIISGGTGSGKTTMLNALSKMIDPGERVITIEDAAELRLQQPHWLPLETRPPNLEGQGAITIRDLVINALRMRPDRIILGEIRGQECFDLLAAMNTGHDGSMATLHSNSPRECLARMENMVMMGDIKIPKEAISRQIADSVDIIVQVKRLRDGSRRTTNITEVIGMEGEVIVTQELFKFEYLDETAEGKIIGEYRSMGLRPYTLDKAKQFGFDQPYLEACL, encoded by the coding sequence ATGAGCGCATTCGGCAAGCGTGGCGGGGGACGCCCAAGCTTCGGCGTGGCGCGGCCGATGAAGGGCGGACCGTCTCCGGCTTCTGGCGGGGGCGAGCAATTTCCGCCGATCGAGGAGGCCGACGTTCCAGCGCCTGCTTCGTCGGAGCCCGCCGCTCCGCCGCTGGGCGCGATGGACCGGCTCAACCATCGCATGAACGGCAGCGGCGAGGCCGGCTCCTCCAAGGTCGAGGGCTTCGAGGCCAGCGTCCACCGGATCAAGGAGCAGGTGCTTCCGCGCCTGCTCGAGCGGGTCGACCCGGAAGCCGCCGCGACCCTCAGCAAGGACGAACTGGCGGAGGAATTCCGCCCGATCATCTCGGAAGTGCTGACCGAGCTCAAGATCAACCTCAACCGGCGCGAGCAGTTCGCGCTGGAAAAAGTGCTGGTCGACGAGCTGCTCGGCCTCGGGCCGCTCGAGGAGCTGCTCGCCGACCCGGCGGTAAGCGACATCATGGTCAACGGACCCGACCAGACCTTCATCGAGAAGAAGGGCAAGCTCCAGCTCGCCCAGATCCAGTTCCGCGACGAGGAGCATCTGTTCCAGATCGCGCAGCGGATCGTCAATAAGGTCGGCCGCCGCGTCGACCAGACCACGCCGCTGGCCGACGCCCGCCTTCAGGACGGCAGCCGCGTCAACGTCATCATCCCGCCGCTGAGCCTCAAGGGCACGGCCATCTCGATCCGTAAGTTCTCGGAAAAGCCGATCACGCTCGACATGATGCGTGGGTTCGGATCGATGTCCGAGAAGATGGCCACCGTGCTCAAGATCGCCGGTGCGGCGCGCATGAACATCATCATCTCGGGCGGCACCGGCTCGGGCAAGACGACCATGCTCAACGCCCTGTCGAAGATGATCGACCCGGGCGAACGCGTCATCACCATCGAGGACGCGGCCGAGCTGCGGCTGCAGCAGCCGCACTGGCTGCCGCTCGAAACCCGCCCGCCGAACCTCGAGGGCCAGGGCGCGATCACCATTCGCGACCTCGTCATCAACGCCCTGCGTATGCGCCCCGATCGGATCATCCTCGGCGAAATCCGCGGCCAGGAATGTTTCGACCTTCTGGCCGCCATGAACACGGGTCACGACGGGTCGATGGCCACGCTCCACTCCAACTCCCCGCGCGAATGCCTCGCGCGTATGGAGAACATGGTGATGATGGGCGACATCAAGATCCCGAAGGAAGCCATCAGCCGCCAGATCGCCGATTCGGTCGACATCATCGTCCAGGTGAAGCGCCTGCGTGACGGCTCGCGCCGCACCACCAACATTACCGAAGTGATCGGCATGGAGGGCGAGGTCATCGTCACCCAGGAGCTGTTCAAGTTCGAGTATCTCGACGAGACGGCCGAGGGGAAGATCATCGGCGAATATCGCTCGATGGGCCTGCGCCCCTACACGCTCGACAAGGCCAAGCAGTTCGGCTTCGACCAGCCGTATCTGGAGGCTTGCCTCTGA
- a CDS encoding energy transducer TonB, which yields MRICWLGLSAMLAVTTTEAAPRQPLRLDPSGKWEVEFADWQCVLRRAYTGSDGRAYAFQLPVEPLSNLAYLRLLSDERTQRRHDGTARVLADAAPMAVPSDFSFFPDGKQRVRQFTLDLGKQPFAKAANELTFSTAQQGDTVVGVPGLATAWRSMEACMGDLYKGFGIDLAMLKGMARRPEGMALEAAGYPRFEEAFEFVTIYWVDAAGRVDDCRLLKPSGTKDFDANFCERLKAKARFRPAVDRNGQPMRAPQYENVVLRRAVVYSN from the coding sequence ATGCGTATTTGCTGGCTCGGCCTGTCGGCCATGCTCGCCGTCACGACCACCGAGGCCGCTCCCAGGCAGCCGCTTCGGCTGGACCCTTCGGGCAAGTGGGAAGTGGAGTTCGCCGACTGGCAATGCGTCCTTCGCCGTGCCTACACCGGCTCGGACGGACGGGCCTATGCTTTCCAGCTGCCGGTCGAACCGCTCAGCAACCTTGCTTACCTCCGCCTGCTCAGCGACGAACGCACCCAGCGCCGGCATGACGGGACGGCAAGGGTCCTGGCCGATGCGGCGCCGATGGCGGTTCCGAGCGATTTCAGTTTCTTTCCGGACGGCAAGCAGCGCGTCCGCCAGTTCACGCTCGATCTTGGCAAGCAGCCCTTCGCCAAGGCGGCCAATGAGCTGACCTTCTCGACGGCGCAGCAGGGCGACACGGTGGTGGGCGTTCCCGGCCTGGCGACCGCATGGCGGTCGATGGAGGCCTGCATGGGCGACCTTTACAAGGGCTTCGGAATCGATCTCGCCATGCTCAAGGGCATGGCACGGCGGCCGGAAGGCATGGCGCTCGAGGCTGCCGGCTATCCGCGGTTCGAGGAGGCGTTCGAGTTCGTTACCATCTACTGGGTCGATGCGGCGGGCAGGGTGGACGATTGCCGGCTGCTGAAGCCGAGCGGGACCAAGGACTTCGATGCAAACTTCTGCGAGCGGCTGAAGGCAAAGGCCAGGTTCAGGCCCGCGGTCGACCGTAACGGCCAGCCGATGCGGGCACCGCAATATGAGAATGTCGTCCTGCGCCGTGCGGTCGTGTACAGCAACTGA